Proteins from a genomic interval of Verrucomicrobium sp.:
- the purB gene encoding adenylosuccinate lyase yields MIERYTRPAMRALWEEKTKLDHWLEIEILAVEGMAQLGQIPAADARTVRKKAAYRIEQVRENEKRTQHDVLAFLEEVAVHVGPPGRWIHQGLTSSDLLDTTLALQLRAAADILLDGLRSLRRTIAASAKKHAYVPMIGRSHGIHAEPLTYGLKLALMYDEFGRAEARLKEARAQIAVGKLSGAVGTHAHLDPRVEAFVCRKLGLTPAALSTQIIQRDRHAHFMTTLALIASSVDRWATEFRHLQRTEVLEVEEYFAPGQKGSSAMPHKRNPIIGERLSGLARLIRGHSVAALENVALWHERDISHSSVERVIFPDATTALDYMLSKLDGLVAKQVVYPERMLRNLELTRGLYGSQSLLLALTDHGTPRRDAYEAVQEAAMACWKSGRPFVEHARESAAITRHLSAKEIAEACSLDKHFRHVAGTFRKLGLGTPKPPKKKK; encoded by the coding sequence ACTGGCTGGAGATCGAAATCCTGGCCGTGGAGGGCATGGCGCAGCTGGGCCAGATTCCCGCCGCCGACGCCCGCACGGTGCGAAAGAAGGCCGCCTACCGGATCGAACAGGTCCGCGAGAATGAGAAGCGGACGCAGCACGACGTGCTGGCCTTCCTGGAGGAAGTGGCCGTCCACGTCGGCCCCCCGGGCCGATGGATCCACCAGGGCCTGACCTCTTCCGACCTTCTGGACACCACCCTGGCCCTGCAGCTCCGGGCCGCCGCCGACATCCTTTTGGACGGCCTGCGCTCTCTGCGCCGGACGATCGCCGCCTCCGCCAAGAAGCACGCCTACGTCCCCATGATCGGCCGCTCCCACGGCATCCACGCGGAGCCCCTCACCTACGGGCTGAAGCTGGCCCTCATGTATGACGAGTTCGGCCGCGCCGAGGCGCGCCTGAAGGAGGCCCGGGCGCAGATCGCCGTGGGGAAGCTTTCCGGCGCCGTGGGCACGCACGCCCACCTGGACCCGCGGGTGGAGGCCTTCGTCTGCCGCAAGCTGGGCCTGACGCCCGCCGCTTTAAGCACCCAGATCATCCAGCGGGACCGGCACGCCCACTTCATGACCACGCTGGCCCTCATCGCCAGCAGCGTCGACCGCTGGGCAACGGAGTTCCGCCACCTTCAGCGGACCGAGGTTCTTGAGGTGGAGGAATACTTCGCCCCCGGGCAGAAGGGCAGCAGCGCCATGCCGCACAAGCGCAACCCGATCATCGGCGAGCGCCTCAGCGGCCTGGCCCGCCTGATCCGCGGCCATTCCGTGGCGGCGCTGGAAAACGTGGCCCTGTGGCACGAGCGGGACATCTCCCACTCCTCCGTGGAGCGGGTCATCTTCCCGGACGCCACCACCGCCCTGGACTACATGCTCTCCAAGCTGGACGGCCTGGTGGCCAAGCAGGTCGTCTACCCGGAGCGGATGCTCCGCAACCTGGAGCTGACGCGCGGCCTCTACGGCTCCCAGAGCCTGCTGCTGGCCCTCACCGACCACGGCACCCCGCGCCGGGACGCCTACGAGGCGGTGCAGGAAGCCGCCATGGCCTGCTGGAAGTCGGGCCGGCCCTTCGTGGAGCACGCGCGGGAATCGGCCGCCATCACGCGCCACCTCTCCGCCAAGGAGATCGCGGAGGCCTGCTCCCTCGACAAGCATTTCCGGCACGTCGCCGGGACCTTCCGCAAGCTCGGCCTCGGAACCCCCAAACCGCCCAAGAAAAAGAAATAG